Proteins from one Bufo gargarizans isolate SCDJY-AF-19 chromosome 8, ASM1485885v1, whole genome shotgun sequence genomic window:
- the LOC122945312 gene encoding C-X-C chemokine receptor type 2-like, whose protein sequence is MSIKVDFDDYYLDAYTDVYTYIPPIDAAPCLVSSPVNKYAVVVIYATVFLLNVVGNSLVILVLCYNRLKRSSTDIYLLNLALADLLFSITLPFWAAYKSSEWTFGIAMCKIISILQEVNFYSGVFFLACISVDRYLAIVHATEFFTKKKLWVKILTIAIWIISFGLSIPTIWFRDVFVSHKRGAVCHENLEENTEDWMLNIRIGRHVMGFFIPLLIMLFCYGFVIKTLIQTRNSQKQRAMKVILAVFFVFLICWLPHNITVMVDSLMRKKHINETCLLRNQLDTALYITEVFGFTHSCINPILYAFIGHKFRHSFLTILANKGIISKDRLSSYGRSLSVMSSSAHTSTTI, encoded by the coding sequence ATGAGCATAAAAGTTGACTTCGACGATTATTACCTAGACGCTTACACAGATGTCTACACCTACATCCCACCAATCGATGCCGCCCCATGCCTGGTTTCATCACCCGTCAATAAATACGCAGTTGTTGTGATTTATGCCACAGTTTTCTTACTCAACGTAGTCGGCAACAGCCTTGTCATTCTCGTCCTGTGCTACAACAGGCTGAAGAGATCGTCCACCGACATTTACCTGCTGAACCTGGCCCTCGCCGACCTCCTTTTTTCTATAACGCTCCCCTTCTGGGCTGCATACAAAAGCAGTGAGTGGACATTTGGCATCGCTATGTGCAAAATCATCTCCATACTGCAAGAAGTCAACTTTTACAGTGGAGTATTCTTTTTGGCCTGTATAAGTGTAGACCGGTACCTGGCGATCGTCCATGCCACCGAGTTCTTTACGAAGAAGAAGCTTTGGGTGAAGATTCTCACCATCGCCATCTGGATCATTTCATTTGGTCTTTCGATTCCAACCATTTGGTTTAGAGATGTGTTTGTGTCACACAAGAGAGGAGCTGTTTGTCATGAGAACCTGGAGGAAAATACCGAGGATTGGATGCTCAACATTAGGATTGGACGCCATGTGATGGGGTTCTTCATACCGTTGCTCATTATGCTTTTCTGTTATGGCTTTGTCATTAAGACCCTTATTCAGACCAGAAATAGCCAGAAGCAACGAGCTATGAAGGTCATCCTTGCTGTATTTTTTGTCTTCCTGATCTGCTGGCTTCCCCACAATATCACCGTCATGGTGGACTCCCTCATGAGGAAAAAACATATCAACGAAACGTGCTTACTGAGAAATCAGTTGGACACCGCTCTGTACATCACTGAAGTTTTTGGCTTCACCCACAGCTGTATTAACCCAATTCTGTATGCATTCATAGGACACAAGTTTCGACACAGTTTCCTGACTATCCTCGCCAACAAGGGAATTATCAGTAAGGACAGACTTTCTAGTTATGGCCGGAGTCTCTCCGTCATGTCCTCATCGGCTCATACATCCACCACAATCTAG